The following is a genomic window from Bacteroidales bacterium.
AAGTAATTTCTGATTTTCAATTAATTTCTGTACAACAATGTCACCGGCAGTCTTGTCATCAACGGGAATAAGAGTATAGCCGTCAACCGAAACGTTTCCATTTTTAATTGTCAGAGATAATTTGCCGATATTCCTCCCATACTCTCCTGTCTGTACAACCGGAATGCCATTTACCAGCAGAGGTTTTTCAAGAAATGTATGTGTATGTCCGCTAATGATCACATCAATACCTGCCACTTTTTCAGCCAGTTCAACATCTTCTCCTTCCCATCCGCCTTTTCCGTCAGCAGAAACACCTGAATGTGAAAGACATATAATAATATCGCAATTCTCATTCTGAAGCTCTTTAACCATTTTACGCGCCATCGGGATCTGTCTCGAAAAAGTAACAGGGGGGGCAAGAGCTGCATTATCATCAGCTACAACGCCCATTAGAGAGAAGAATCCGATCTTTATCCCATCTCTGGTAAGCATCAGTTTTCTTCCGATGGTATTATCATTGAATAACTCCTCGAGTGTATTATCTCCGCTCTCCTTTTCGCTAAAAACGGCATTGCTCAGAAGCAGCGGAGGGATCTCACCGTTTTTCTTAGCAGAGGAAATGATGGCCGCAAGTTTCTCCGGACCATAGTCAAACTCATGATTACCAAGGCATGCCACATCGTATCCCATTGTTTTCATCAGGCGAAGCTGGAATCCGTTTTTTGTTTCCAGACTCTGAAAAAGTGTACCCATGAGGAAATCTCCGGCATCAAGAACAAATGTTGTTCCGGTTGCAGATTCCTTTTCTCTCTTTATGATAGTTGCAATTCTGGAGAAACCTCCAACAGTTTTATCATCATTTACTGAAGAAGGAGAATAGTCAGATTCCGGAGCAAATCCTTCAATATGAGCATGGAGATCATTAGTATGCAAAATTGTAATCTTCTTTTCTGATTGTGCTGATAATGAAAGAGTAACAGCGGCAGACAAAATAATCAATAAGGTCCTTCTCATCTATGTTAATATAATTCCTTTAAACAAATCTAATCAAAATAAGACAATTCGCTACAATCAATGCAATAATACCATTGTGCCTTTGTGCCTTTGTGCCATTGCGCCTTTAAGCCTCCTCCTCCAACGCATCTGCAACAATAAATGTGCTTCCTCCTATAAATATTAAATCGTCAGGTGAAGATTTTTCTTTTGCTGCCTTCAATGCGCTTTTTACATCAGTATAAGACTCTCCCTGCAATCCATAATCTCCTGCCTTTGATTTAAGAATCTTCTCATCCAGAGCCCTTAAAACTGATGCTTTGGTGAAATAGTAAACAGCATCTTTCGGAAAGAGAGGCAAAACAGATTTGAGATCCTTATCACTAACAAAGCCAATCACCATATGCAATGAACTCTTCTGAATCTCCTTAAGCTGCTTCAGAACATATTCAAGTCCTTCCTTATTATGGCCCGTATCACATATAGTAAGGGGATCGTGACTTAATATCTGCCAGCGTCCCGACAATCCGGTATTTGAAATGACATTGGTTATTCCGTCTTTGATATTTGCGTTTGAAATATCAAAATCATTTTTCAACGACCTGAAAACCTGAAATATACACTGAATGTTTTTTGACTGGTAATCTCCTCCTAAAAAGGTTGTTCCAGAAAAAGTATTTTTTGTATCAGTCTCCTCAACAACATATTTTCTGGGAAATCCTGAAAAATTGTTTTCACCCAGAGTGCAGCTGAACTTCTGATCAGCGAACACTATCTCTGACCCTGTTTCACCGGCTCTGTTTTTGAAAACTTCAAGCGTCTCCGGATGTGTTTCACTTATAACCAGAGGTGTTTTTTCTTTAATAACTCCTGCCTTTTCAATAGCTATCTTCTCAAAGGTATCGCCCAGCAGATCCATATGATCTGTGCCGATATTTGTAATAACCGACAGAACAGGCTTAATGATATTTGTTGAATCAAGTCGCCCACCAAGTCCGACTTCTATTACCGCCACATCAACCTTATATTCAGCAAAATGATTAAAAGCCATTGCAACACATAACTCAAAAAATGAAGGTTTCAGCGACTCAATAATCGAAATATGATTTGTAACAAATGTTACAATTTCATCTTCAGCTATCATCGCGCCGTTCACCCTTATTCTTTCCCTGAAATCCTTCAGGTGTGGTGATGTATATAACCCTGTTTTATAACCTGCCTCCTGCAAAACTGAGGCAATCATGTGAGAAACAGATCCTTTTCCATTCGTACCTGCTACATGAATGGTCCGGAA
Proteins encoded in this region:
- a CDS encoding bifunctional metallophosphatase/5'-nucleotidase, translating into MRRTLLIILSAAVTLSLSAQSEKKITILHTNDLHAHIEGFAPESDYSPSSVNDDKTVGGFSRIATIIKREKESATGTTFVLDAGDFLMGTLFQSLETKNGFQLRLMKTMGYDVACLGNHEFDYGPEKLAAIISSAKKNGEIPPLLLSNAVFSEKESGDNTLEELFNDNTIGRKLMLTRDGIKIGFFSLMGVVADDNAALAPPVTFSRQIPMARKMVKELQNENCDIIICLSHSGVSADGKGGWEGEDVELAEKVAGIDVIISGHTHTFLEKPLLVNGIPVVQTGEYGRNIGKLSLTIKNGNVSVDGYTLIPVDDKTAGDIVVQKLIENQKLLIDSEILTPLGMKYSNPVAESDFLLECDEMGDIKGSNLGPMVADAIHSYVNNHSDKGTDVSMVAVGVIRDRIVPGKQSAADIFRIMSMGTGNDPVPGYPLSRLYVTGKELRSILEILQVAYKSTPGNYCYYSGIRVEYNPEKGMLKKIRKVEILHSDGKVEVADFSKKNKTLYSVTANSYMLEFIGIIKKMSFGLINVVPKDVTGARVTDMKNAVIDLDSRREGVQEGKEWLALMEMISLMKDTNGNGIPDLNIKYKQPVKNFFEVK
- a CDS encoding bifunctional folylpolyglutamate synthase/dihydrofolate synthase, with the translated sequence MTYQETLEFLYSQLPAYHRIGKAAYKNDLDNTIALDNYLGNPHLKFRTIHVAGTNGKGSVSHMIASVLQEAGYKTGLYTSPHLKDFRERIRVNGAMIAEDEIVTFVTNHISIIESLKPSFFELCVAMAFNHFAEYKVDVAVIEVGLGGRLDSTNIIKPVLSVITNIGTDHMDLLGDTFEKIAIEKAGVIKEKTPLVISETHPETLEVFKNRAGETGSEIVFADQKFSCTLGENNFSGFPRKYVVEETDTKNTFSGTTFLGGDYQSKNIQCIFQVFRSLKNDFDISNANIKDGITNVISNTGLSGRWQILSHDPLTICDTGHNKEGLEYVLKQLKEIQKSSLHMVIGFVSDKDLKSVLPLFPKDAVYYFTKASVLRALDEKILKSKAGDYGLQGESYTDVKSALKAAKEKSSPDDLIFIGGSTFIVADALEEEA